Proteins found in one Aneurinibacillus uraniidurans genomic segment:
- a CDS encoding glycerophosphodiester phosphodiesterase has product MKDFFLIYAHRGASATHPENTMPAFAAALRQGATGIELDVQLTRDNKLVVFHDWSLKRIFGKPGHIRDYTLAELRRFDAGSWFDSRFSGLSIPTLDDVLARAATKPIMLNIELKNFFSFSNGIEQKVSEAITRHNLQDKTVISTFNPLSLESLQQINCGVETAFLYFGHLRKAWHYAREYNCTYLHPPVHEVTAPFVDACREYSIKIVPYQVNTLPEIKRMIELGTDGIITSQPALAHRLLHGEKRRKPKR; this is encoded by the coding sequence ATGAAGGATTTTTTCTTGATTTATGCCCACCGTGGTGCATCGGCTACCCACCCAGAGAATACGATGCCAGCTTTTGCCGCCGCCCTTCGACAGGGAGCTACTGGCATTGAACTCGATGTACAGCTAACCCGCGACAATAAGCTCGTTGTTTTTCATGACTGGTCCCTTAAGCGTATTTTTGGGAAACCTGGACATATTCGCGATTACACCTTGGCTGAGCTCCGCCGCTTCGATGCCGGGAGCTGGTTTGACTCCCGTTTTTCCGGGCTAAGCATCCCGACTCTTGATGATGTACTGGCCCGCGCCGCTACAAAGCCGATCATGCTCAATATTGAACTAAAAAATTTCTTCTCCTTTTCCAACGGCATCGAACAAAAAGTCAGTGAAGCGATTACACGACACAACCTCCAGGACAAAACTGTCATTTCGACATTTAATCCACTCAGTCTTGAATCGCTTCAACAAATAAATTGTGGCGTGGAAACCGCTTTTTTATATTTTGGCCATTTACGCAAAGCATGGCACTACGCCCGCGAATACAACTGCACCTACCTCCATCCCCCTGTCCACGAAGTAACTGCACCATTTGTAGATGCCTGCCGAGAATACAGCATTAAAATCGTCCCATATCAAGTTAATACCTTACCGGAAATCAAACGAATGATCGAGCTTGGAACAGACGGCATCATTACATCACAGCCCGCTCTTGCCCATCGACTGCTGCACGGAGAGAAACGCCGCAAACCAAAAAGGTAA
- a CDS encoding TlpA family protein disulfide reductase: MKKALVALTVILALLSYTLYTQQKTLRSPQKEFRAAVGYYAPDFTLMDASGHALRLSSIKKPVLLSFWTSWCGPCHIETPQLIRLYKAYQGKFEIVAVNVTLNDKKQNARTFADFFGVPYPVVFDEKGDVTELYHVQGYPTNVFIDEHGKITRIETGVLPPKELETVIRTLVTP, translated from the coding sequence ATGAAAAAAGCGCTGGTAGCTCTCACTGTTATTCTCGCCCTTCTTAGCTACACACTGTACACCCAACAGAAAACGCTCCGTTCTCCTCAAAAAGAATTTCGCGCCGCCGTCGGATATTACGCACCAGATTTCACCCTGATGGATGCGTCCGGACACGCACTACGCCTTTCTTCTATTAAAAAGCCGGTCTTACTCTCGTTCTGGACGTCCTGGTGCGGTCCATGCCATATTGAAACTCCGCAGCTAATCAGGCTGTACAAAGCATATCAAGGAAAGTTTGAAATCGTAGCAGTCAACGTAACACTAAATGATAAAAAACAAAATGCACGCACCTTTGCGGATTTTTTCGGGGTACCATATCCGGTTGTTTTTGATGAGAAAGGGGATGTAACAGAGCTATATCACGTTCAGGGCTACCCGACGAACGTCTTTATTGATGAGCACGGAAAAATCACTCGGATCGAGACAGGCGTTCTCCCTCCGAAAGAATTAGAAACGGTGATTCGCACACTGGTAACCCCATAA
- a CDS encoding class I SAM-dependent methyltransferase has translation MGGEWFVQSFQEDYSTLYRHRDEQSARQEVESLLRLLPLPKTGRVLDFCCGDGRHSRALAQHGYEVVGFDLSAYLLSEARCKTKKENVTYYQYDMREVPFNEEFDVLFNLFTSFGYFADDAENEKVIKRMAQALKPEGKLVIDYLNPEYVRAHLVPESVRDVDGKHIIERRTIEDGFVVKQIIITEQEEERTFWERVRLYSADEMETMLDRAGIKLLDVYGDYTLAPYGPEMKRMILFGQKK, from the coding sequence GTGGGTGGTGAGTGGTTTGTACAATCATTTCAGGAAGATTACTCGACGCTGTACCGGCATCGAGATGAACAGTCTGCGCGTCAGGAGGTAGAAAGTTTGCTGCGGTTGCTGCCGCTGCCGAAGACTGGTCGGGTGCTTGACTTCTGCTGTGGAGATGGACGACATTCACGTGCGCTAGCGCAGCACGGGTATGAAGTTGTTGGGTTCGATCTATCTGCATACTTGCTTTCGGAAGCTCGGTGTAAGACGAAAAAGGAGAATGTAACGTATTATCAATATGATATGCGTGAGGTGCCGTTCAATGAGGAGTTTGATGTTTTATTCAATCTCTTTACGAGTTTCGGCTACTTTGCAGATGATGCGGAAAATGAGAAGGTAATTAAGCGTATGGCGCAAGCGCTGAAACCGGAGGGCAAGCTTGTTATTGATTATTTAAATCCCGAGTATGTGCGTGCTCATCTGGTGCCGGAGTCGGTGCGGGATGTAGACGGTAAGCATATTATAGAGCGGCGTACGATTGAGGATGGATTTGTTGTAAAACAAATTATCATTACCGAGCAGGAAGAAGAGCGGACTTTTTGGGAGCGGGTACGACTGTACAGCGCAGATGAGATGGAAACGATGCTTGATCGGGCTGGGATTAAGCTGCTTGATGTATACGGGGACTATACATTGGCTCCTTATGGCCCAGAGATGAAACGGATGATTTTATTCGGTCAGAAAAAATAA
- a CDS encoding alpha/beta-type small acid-soluble spore protein, producing the protein MAQNSNTNNLVVPQAANALDQMKYEIASEFGVNLGPDTTSRQNGSVGGEITKRLVQMAEQQLGGRA; encoded by the coding sequence ATGGCTCAAAATTCGAACACAAACAATCTTGTCGTACCACAGGCTGCAAACGCTCTAGATCAAATGAAGTACGAGATTGCTTCTGAATTCGGTGTAAACCTCGGGCCGGACACAACTTCTCGCCAAAACGGTTCTGTAGGTGGCGAGATTACGAAACGCCTTGTACAAATGGCTGAACAACAGCTCGGCGGTCGCGCATAA
- a CDS encoding winged helix-turn-helix transcriptional regulator, with translation MDYSKMCPKYESAIEILGKKWSGLIIRVLLGGPRRFKDIKAQIPEMSDRMLTERIREFEEVGIMVRKVYPETPVRIEYELTEKGRDLEGVIGAIQEWGEKWM, from the coding sequence GTGGATTACAGCAAAATGTGCCCGAAGTATGAGTCGGCGATTGAGATATTAGGAAAAAAATGGTCAGGCCTGATTATTCGTGTCCTGTTAGGGGGACCGCGAAGATTCAAGGATATTAAAGCGCAAATTCCGGAGATGAGCGATCGCATGCTGACTGAACGCATCCGTGAATTTGAAGAAGTCGGGATTATGGTACGTAAAGTGTATCCGGAAACTCCGGTACGCATTGAATATGAATTAACCGAGAAAGGTCGTGACCTGGAAGGGGTAATTGGAGCAATTCAAGAATGGGGCGAGAAATGGATGTAA
- a CDS encoding ammonium transporter, translating to MVGLKQFTALSTGVDTIWIVLTAAMIILMEGGFALLEAGFVRRKNSVSIIMKVFVDIAFGTLCFYAIGFAFMYGKDWSSFIGTTGFGMKGDLSHLTFPFSKETFFMFQAAFVIAVISIVSGAVAERMQFRAYVLYAVVMTTVIYPISGHWVWGGGWLGRMGMLDFAGSAVIHAMGGFSALAAAQMIGPRLDKYKGSETHVIIPSNIPLASVGAFLLWFGWFGFNAGSTLSASDVRIGHIAMVTMLAASAGGAVTLLYTMFRYGRADAPSVINGSLAGLVGITAGCAFVSADAAILIGAVCGLAMLAATYLLDIWKIDDPVGAFPVHGVSGILGTLAVGLFATDKGVLYGGGWSLLGVQALGLLVICVWGYAMTWIALKGISWLVPLRVTEEEERIGLDISAHGTMAVNDKDTLALGERFRSR from the coding sequence ATGGTAGGACTCAAACAGTTTACTGCTCTTAGTACGGGCGTAGATACAATCTGGATTGTGTTAACAGCGGCGATGATTATTTTGATGGAGGGTGGCTTTGCGTTACTGGAAGCAGGGTTTGTCCGACGGAAAAATTCTGTCAGTATTATTATGAAAGTATTTGTTGATATTGCATTCGGCACGCTTTGTTTTTATGCGATTGGTTTTGCGTTCATGTACGGGAAAGACTGGTCGTCGTTTATTGGTACAACTGGATTTGGAATGAAAGGGGACTTGTCTCATCTCACATTCCCATTTAGCAAAGAGACATTTTTTATGTTTCAGGCCGCATTTGTCATTGCAGTTATTTCGATTGTATCCGGTGCTGTGGCTGAAAGGATGCAGTTTCGGGCTTATGTGCTGTATGCGGTTGTGATGACGACCGTCATCTATCCGATCTCTGGACACTGGGTGTGGGGTGGTGGTTGGCTTGGGCGGATGGGAATGCTTGATTTTGCTGGTTCGGCTGTTATTCATGCGATGGGGGGATTCAGCGCATTGGCAGCGGCGCAAATGATAGGACCGCGCCTCGATAAGTATAAAGGCAGCGAGACGCATGTTATTATACCAAGTAACATTCCGCTTGCCTCTGTCGGAGCTTTCTTGCTCTGGTTTGGCTGGTTCGGATTTAATGCTGGCTCGACCTTGAGTGCCTCAGATGTACGGATTGGACATATTGCGATGGTTACGATGCTGGCTGCTTCTGCTGGCGGTGCGGTAACGCTTTTGTATACGATGTTTCGCTATGGGCGTGCGGATGCGCCGTCTGTTATTAATGGATCGCTTGCCGGACTTGTTGGCATTACAGCGGGATGTGCGTTTGTAAGTGCAGATGCAGCGATTCTGATTGGTGCTGTGTGCGGACTTGCGATGCTTGCTGCTACGTATTTGCTTGATATATGGAAGATTGATGATCCGGTTGGCGCATTTCCTGTACACGGGGTATCTGGTATTCTCGGTACGTTGGCAGTCGGCTTGTTCGCAACCGATAAGGGGGTGCTATACGGGGGAGGCTGGTCGCTTCTCGGGGTGCAGGCACTTGGACTGCTTGTCATTTGTGTATGGGGATATGCTATGACATGGATAGCCCTTAAAGGGATTAGCTGGCTCGTACCGCTTCGGGTAACGGAGGAAGAGGAGCGGATTGGACTGGATATTTCCGCACATGGTACGATGGCGGTGAATGACAAGGATACGTTAGCGCTTGGAGAGAGGTTTAGAAGTAGATAA